The genome window GTTGAGGAGCGGCCGCTCTTGCAGCATCCGCACCCGCGGCTGACCGGGTCATCGGCCCCGCGCGTGAGCGGCATCGCTTCTTCGATCTCGCGGCCCAGCGCGGCCAGGCGGTTGACTTCCTGCTGAAAGTAGATGTCGTTGCGCACGATCTCGCTGGTAAAAATATCAACCGTGCGCATCGTGATCGGGAAGATACCCTTGACCGGCCCTGACAGCGCGGTCTTCAACGAGCCGGCCAGGATCATATAAACGTGCTCGGCGCCCAGGTCCACCGCAGCCTGCAGCGGCGAAATCTCCCGCACGCCGCCATCGTAAACCTGATGATCGGGCGCCGTAGTCAGGGGATGGTGTGCTTCCATGAACACCGGCTGCACGCTGGAGGCCAGGATGGCTTCCACAATGTCGGGATGATGCTGATCCATCAATACCAGCTCGCCGGTCTGAAAATCCACCCCGGTCACGCGCAGCTCGATGCCGGAGGTGGCCACCTTGCTGGGGTCCAGGTGCTGCAAAATTTTGGCTTTGAGAGGAGCGGAGACAAAGAGGGATTCGCCGCCAATAGCCCCGGCCAACGCCTGCACCACATCCACCACATGACGGCGCACGCCCCAGAGCTGCAAGGCCTGCAGCAGCGCGCCGAAGACGCCCGGCGCCGCCACCGCAGTGCCAAGAAAGACTGCCAGGCGCCGCACCAACGCCTGCTCCAGCCCGCCCTGCAAGGCTTCGAGATCGTCCAGGTCGTTGATCTCCTGGCCGGACAGGCGACCCAGCGCGGCAAACAACTGCTGGAATTCCGGACTCCAGGCCATCACATCGGAGTTCTTCTGCAGCGAACGCCACAGCCCCTCCATCTCCTCGATCACCGTGGGTGTGCCTTCGGCCAGCTTGGCCCCGTTCAAAGCGCCCACCGAGGTGCCGCAGACGATCTGCGGACGAATGCCGGCCTCATACAGCCGTTTGAGCGCGCCCACCTGAAACGCGCCCTTCGATCCCCCTCCACTCATCACAATGGCGATTCGTTCACTCATGGTTTGGATCCTTCCTTCTCATGTCAATCTCACGTCAATCTCATGTCAACCGGGCTAACCGGGCTAAACAGCCGAAAACGACGTCGTGTGGCTTCGATCAGTTGTTGCTTTGCGCAGCGGCCACCCCGTCAATCCATTCAACGCGGGCGGCTGCAGCGGATTGAGGTTCAAACGTTCCCCGCGTGCCGGCAGCCAGGCCTGCGGGATTGAGTTTGCTGCTATTATGTCTACAGATATTGGGCGTCCATCTCCATGAAAGACGGAGACAATCAGAACCTCTCCATCTTCCGCGATCTCAAAAGCATCATGAAGGTCCAGCAGGCCTGCACGAATTTGTGAGAGGCGCCGATCTGTGAGTGGCACATACAACCACGTTTCGTTCGTATCGTTCTCATCAGCCAGGACAGCTATGAACAAGATGCCTTGCTTATTACGGCAGGCAAAAAGTAGCGGCCTGTCATAGAACTCGTATGTCTCAAGCAACTCAATTTGATCAAGATCAATCGTTGGTATACTGGTTATCATGGTGATCTATCCTCGATGGTCACTACTCGAAACCATCGCCAGGGTTTCATATCCTCATCCTCAGGTTGCCACCATGTATGATGAGATTGATAGATTGCGTTTGTCAAAACAAACGATGCGTGAGGTTACTCTGTCGAATTCTAGCAGAGCAAATGATCGTTGTCAATAGCGGGAGGGGATGGGGGATGAGCTGACCCTGGTCAACGGCGGCGGTCACCTGATCCTGTTGGCCGAAAACGATCGTGGCTATGCGAACCTAAGTCAGCTCACCGCCCTCTCCGGCTGCCGCCAAACTGTTGCTGGATTTCGCCAAGGGGGACGCCATCGAGCGCCGCCGCTGGACGAACCAGACCGAACTCGCGGCTCGCCTCGGCACTGTCCCAGACGTGTTGAGCCGTGTCATTCGCGAGTTGACGAAGGCGGGGCTGATCGAGATGGACAGGCAATCCATCCGCATCCTGGATCGCGCTGCCCTCTCCGCGCGGGCGATGATTCAGGGCGAGTAAATTCGGTACACGGATTACGCGGAACATAGGGATTTCGCGGATTATTTTAAAAAATCCGTGTCCATCCGTCCAACCCGTGAAATCCGTGTACAAAGATGTTCTTCAAAACCCGGCAAAAGTCGGGGCGCGAAACGGGGGTAAGGAGTAAAGTAGGGGCATAACAAGCTGTACGGAATCGGCTTCGCGCTCTATGCGCTGGCAATGATCTATCCCGTGAAGGAACTGTTCGAGATCGCGCGGGATGGGTTGAAGAAAATCGAAACGAATTGACA of Candidatus Amarolinea dominans contains these proteins:
- a CDS encoding patatin-like phospholipase family protein, encoding MSERIAIVMSGGGSKGAFQVGALKRLYEAGIRPQIVCGTSVGALNGAKLAEGTPTVIEEMEGLWRSLQKNSDVMAWSPEFQQLFAALGRLSGQEINDLDDLEALQGGLEQALVRRLAVFLGTAVAAPGVFGALLQALQLWGVRRHVVDVVQALAGAIGGESLFVSAPLKAKILQHLDPSKVATSGIELRVTGVDFQTGELVLMDQHHPDIVEAILASSVQPVFMEAHHPLTTAPDHQVYDGGVREISPLQAAVDLGAEHVYMILAGSLKTALSGPVKGIFPITMRTVDIFTSEIVRNDIYFQQEVNRLAALGREIEEAMPLTRGADDPVSRGCGCCKSGRSSTAGRSGSP
- a CDS encoding winged helix-turn-helix domain-containing protein, with product MLDFAKGDAIERRRWTNQTELAARLGTVPDVLSRVIRELTKAGLIEMDRQSIRILDRAALSARAMIQGE